ATCTCACCACTGTATAAAAGTATTGAGACATCAAAAGAATGACCTTATACATATAGTAAATGGGAAGGGGAATATATTCTACGGTATAATAATAGACGGAAATGCAAAAAAATGCCTTGTGAAGGTGCAAACAAAAGATACTTTTACCCATACTCCTCCTTTTGTGCATATAGTCATTTCCCCTACCAAGCAAATGGAACGCATAGAATGGTTTGTAGAAAAAGCAGCTGAGCTGGGGGTGGACAAAATAACATTTATGGAATGTAAAAACTCCGTAAGAGATACGATAAAGTTAGAAAGATTAGAAAAAATTACTATAAGTGCTCTCAAGCAGTCAAAAAATTTCATAAAAACAGATATATACCCTCTAGATTCTTTTGTATCTTGTATCCAAAACAAGAAAAAAGATGAAATTGCCTACATAGCAACAGCAAATGAAAGTATGCAAAATCACATTTTAAAAAAAATAGGAGCAATAGAAAATCAAAAGATATTTATAGGACCGGAAGGGGATTTTACCAAGGAAGAATTAGAGGAAGCAAGGAAAGAAGGGATTATACCCGTGAGTTTAGGACAAAATATACTCAGGACCGAAACAGCTGGTATTGTATCTGCAAGTATATTAAAAAATAACTTGCTTTTTTTATAGGATGATACTCATTTTTTTGTTTTTTTTAAGAAACACCAAGCAAATACATGAGAAAGAGTTGAGATGAGCAAAAAGATATTTCTATAAAACAGAGGGCAGATCGCTGCGGAGCCAGCCCGTAATGCTAAGACGTTCCTTTGATGCGGGAAGTACCTCATGCTCTATGGTATCACTTCTGAAACAAACTAATCTTGCGAAGATGGGAAATATATCAAGAAACGAAGAAGAACCGTCGTTATCATAGAGCCTCAGTTGCCCGCCATCTTGCTCGGTCCATGTTTTATTCAAATAACAAACTATACTGATTTTCCTCGCATCATTATTATAGAATTGGTCTTTATGACGTTTATAGAAGCTGCCCACCGGATAAAATGTAAAATGAAATTCTTTGTTCTTGATGCCCAAAAAGAATTCTTTATTTATTGCCTGTACTATACTATCTATTTGACAAAGGAAGTTATTGACAAAAGGGGTTTCTTTGCTTTCGCTCACCCACAGTATATTATCGCCTCTTTGGTCTTTGTTTTTCTGATACTGCGACATACTTCCTATCCCAGCTGTTTTGAAAAGGTGTTGTTCCCTATACCAATTCATTTCTGTTAATAATCCATCCGCATTGGCAGTCGTCAAAAAATTATCTATCATACCAAAGCCCTTTTCGGCTATGTTGTCTATGAGTGATGCAGTAAGAAAATGTATCATGCTATGATTTTATTTCTTGACAGATTTCTATAAGAACTCCATTGGTTTGCTTTGGATGAAAAAAGCAAACCATTTTATTATCTGCACCTTTTCGTGGGATTTCATGAATAGGTACAAATCCTTCTTTTTTTAACCTCTCTATCTCTTTATATATATCCTTCACCTCAAAGGCAATGTGGTGTATTCCTTCTCCTTTTTTTTCTATAAATGTGCTAATAGCATTTTTGGTGCCTTCTTTTCCTTGCAATAATTCTATTTTAGTATTTTCTAGTTTTAAGAAAGCAGTGGTAACTTGCTCTGTTTCCACTTCTTCTACTTTATATACTTTTGTTTGTAAAAGTGTTTCAAATATCTTACGAGAGTTTTGTATATCTTTGGTGGCAATGCCTATATGTTCTATGTGCATATTTTTGTATGGGTTGTTTTTATTTTGTGTATTCATCAGAATCGAAGTTTAATGTATGGGGATTGATAAAATCTAAAGATAAGAAATCTCTTTCTTCTTTACTAATAGTACCTACCCCTAAAAAACCTCCTGAAGATTTTGCAATAATCTCTGCTACTTCTAAGAAATCTTGAAATAAAGAGTAG
This portion of the Chitinophagaceae bacterium genome encodes:
- a CDS encoding RsmE family RNA methyltransferase yields the protein SHHCIKVLRHQKNDLIHIVNGKGNIFYGIIIDGNAKKCLVKVQTKDTFTHTPPFVHIVISPTKQMERIEWFVEKAAELGVDKITFMECKNSVRDTIKLERLEKITISALKQSKNFIKTDIYPLDSFVSCIQNKKKDEIAYIATANESMQNHILKKIGAIENQKIFIGPEGDFTKEELEEARKEGIIPVSLGQNILRTETAGIVSASILKNNLLFL
- the mce gene encoding methylmalonyl-CoA epimerase, giving the protein MHIEHIGIATKDIQNSRKIFETLLQTKVYKVEEVETEQVTTAFLKLENTKIELLQGKEGTKNAISTFIEKKGEGIHHIAFEVKDIYKEIERLKKEGFVPIHEIPRKGADNKMVCFFHPKQTNGVLIEICQEIKS
- a CDS encoding 2OG-Fe(II) oxygenase, coding for MIHFLTASLIDNIAEKGFGMIDNFLTTANADGLLTEMNWYREQHLFKTAGIGSMSQYQKNKDQRGDNILWVSESKETPFVNNFLCQIDSIVQAINKEFFLGIKNKEFHFTFYPVGSFYKRHKDQFYNNDARKISIVCYLNKTWTEQDGGQLRLYDNDGSSSFLDIFPIFARLVCFRSDTIEHEVLPASKERLSITGWLRSDLPSVL